Below is a genomic region from Pseudomonas frederiksbergensis.
CATCAACGAGAAACAGGGCATTGCCCTGGAGAAACTCGGCGAAGTGGTGCTGCCAAAACGAAGACGTTTTCAAGGCTGATTTTTTGCCACACGGCCAGCCGGTGGACACGTTCTGCCAGCCCGGTGATTTGATCTGCATCGACGAAGCTTGGCGATTCTGGGGTTCTGATTCGAAGATCGGCACCGAACACCGGATTTTCTTCCGCGAGCATCGTCACTATGCCCACGCTGAAACCGGTGTGACCTGTGACCTGGTACTTATGGTTCAGGACATTTCCGACCTTCATCGCATCTTGAAAACGGTGGTCGAGCTGTCGTTTCGTACCACCAAAATTAAGTCGCTGGGTTTGAATAAAATCTACCGAGTTGAGATGTGGGAAGGCTGGAAACAGACGGCCAAAGCCCGTGTTGACGTGATGAAAAAAAGTATGACCCGGAGATTTTCCCGCTCTATTCGTCGTACTCAGGCGGTCACGGCAAAGAAGTCCAGGTGGATGACCGACAGAACATCCTGAAAAACCCAAAGGTCTGGTTTTTCCTGTTCATGATTGTTTTCGGCGGTGTCGGGTCGGTCTGGGGTGTCCTGCACTTCTTCAACCGTGGTGCTGCTCCCGCTACGGTCGTTCAGCAAGCCGCAAGCGCCGCGCAACCAGCGCCCAATATTGTGCCTTCTGCTCCTTCTCAGGTGCTTTCCACTGAATGGCGTATGCTGGGGAAATTGTCGTTGATGGTCAGCGACAAGTCGTCCTGGTGAACACTGACGGCGTGATCCGTTACGAGCATCCGAGCAACTTCCAGAATTCAGGCCGCGTTATGACTGGTCAACTCGACGGCCAGCGCGTCAGCACCTTCAGCGGTGGCAAGCCTCCGGCCGCGTCCTCCGTTCCTCTCCCTGGTAAAAAATCCATGATCCGGTTCTTGTTATTGTGCCTGTTGTCATTTTCCGCGATTGCCGCCGATAAGCAGGCGCCGTATCAGTTCGATCTGACCGGCTTGCCGATTGGCCAAGTGGCTCAAATTTTCTATGCCGATGCCTTCCGTAAGCCCTACATCCTGTCGCCGGAAGTGCTCGAGGACGGTCGGCCTGTGTCGTTGCGTGTTCAGGGCTCCGCCGTCCAGGTGCGCGCGATTTCGTCCGTCTTCTTGATGCCTTTTGGTTACGCTGTTACGCAGCGCAACGGCGTCGATCACGTCATGCCGAAAAAAGAGCCAGCACCGCCTCCTGGTGAATACTTTCTGTACCGACCGCTTTACCGCGATGTGGCCTATCTGTCCGAAACGCTCGCGCCATTGTTCCAGGGAAAATTTGGTGTTGATCGCGGGATTTCTGTTCCTGGTCAAACTCCGATGACCGGATCTGCTCCGCGTGGATCGGCTGCCAGCCTGTTAAATCGTGATGCTGATCAGCTGGTTTTTGTCGGTACAAAGGCTGAAATTGCCAACTTGCGTTCGTTGTTGCCCCAGGTTGATATCGAGATGGGCGAAGTGATGTTGCGTAGTGCAGTTTATGAGGTTCAAACCGGCGACCGTGACGGTTCCGCTTTTTCCCTGGCTGCCTCGTTGCTCAAGGGTAAAGTATCGATCAACTTGGCCGGTAATCCGCTCGATAACTCCGTCAGCATTAGTACGGGCGACTTCAATGCCGTCCTGTCGGCTCTGTCGTCCGATTCGCGTTTTAAGGTGTCAGTCAGCCGAGTTTGCGTGTGCGATCAGGTAAAGAAGCGACGATAAACGTCGGTGCAGAAGTGCCGGTGCTGGGTGCCTTGTCGTATCCGCAAGGTGCTGGCCAAGCTGTCCAGTCGGTCGAATATCGTAACTCTGGGGTGATTTTTACCATCACCCCTCAGGTGCGCCAGGCTGTTGTCGATCTGACCATTGATCAGCTTTCCAACTTCGTGCAGACCACTACCGGCGTGAATGGAAGCCCGACTTTGACCAAGCGGCAATTGACTACAAACGTGCAGATGCGCAACGCCGAGGTGGTCATTTTGGGTGGATTGACCGAGGAAAAACCTCAGAAACGCAAACTGGCCTATCTTTCCTGCCGTCTATT
It encodes:
- a CDS encoding zonular occludens toxin domain-containing protein; translation: MPHGQPVDTFCQPGDLICIDEAWRFWGSDSKIGTEHRIFFREHRHYAHAETGVTCDLVLMVQDISDLHRILKTVVELSFRTTKIKSLGLNKIYRVEMWEGWKQTAKARVDVMKKSMTRRFSRSIRRTQAVTAKKSRWMTDRTS
- a CDS encoding type II and III secretion system protein; translation: MRSGKEATINVGAEVPVLGALSYPQGAGQAVQSVEYRNSGVIFTITPQVRQAVVDLTIDQLSNFVQTTTGVNGSPTLTKRQLTTNVQMRNAEVVILGGLTEEKPQKRKLAYLSCRLFSVPRLLSRANRKSCWLSR